Genomic segment of Pongo pygmaeus isolate AG05252 chromosome 1, NHGRI_mPonPyg2-v2.0_pri, whole genome shotgun sequence:
CCCACGACAGCCAAACCACAGCCAACAAAGGATAAGATGTAGCGCCCTGCGGGGAAGAGAGGCTGTCACAGACTCATTGCAACAACAGGCCCAAGATACAGTACACGTTCTCAGCCACGAAAAAATAGGCTTCTCCTGCAACATACCATGACCTggtattgtttgtatttttggtttttctttactttaaaaaataaatgattttccttaattttgttaaaaaaacacttaatgtaaaaaaaataaaaaactttaacgAAGTATAACATGCATACAAAAAGTGCTTGAGGAATTCTCCCAAAGTGAACACACTCATGAAACCAGGTCCCAGATGGAGAAAGAGAACATTAGCCAGATACTGAaatttctcatttgtgaaattgATCACTAGACCCTACCCTTTCAATTGCTAGACCCCACTCTCAGGGTTACACTATCTTGACCTGTAACAGCACTGATGGCTTTGCCTGGCTTTGTGCTTTATATGAATGGAATCTACAGTGTGATCTCTTTTGTCTGTATTCACTCAACatgatgtttctgagattcatcTGCATTGTGGGGCACAGTGGCAGTTCATTTGTTCTGTGTAAGGTCATCCACTGTGTGAATGCAAtacaatttatccattctactgctGGGAGGCATTTGAGGAGTCTCCAGCCTGgagttataaaaaataatgttgctgtgaacattctcGTACATGTCATTTAAGAAACACATGTATGCATTTCTGTTGAGTATAAAATGAGGGGTGGAATTCCTCCATAGGATATGTGGATGTTCAATTTGGTAGTTAGTGTCAAATGTTTTTCCCaagtggctgtaccaatttacactcccaccagtagaGTCAGACAGTTCTAGTTACATTCTTGTCAACACttacattttgtctttttcattttagccatgaTGGTATTGCACtgtgattttaatgtgcattttacAGGTAACATTTCAAAGCTAAAATCACTTTATGGGCAAActaaaaaaccaaataaaataaaacagaagggcAAGCCTTCAGAGCTCAAcacataccttttaaaaattacctcATCCTTTCCCAACTGGCTATTTAACCTAACACCAAGGGAACTATATAATAACCATATAATTACTATCAATATTCTGCTCCACAGACCTGTCAGAGACTGTTAGTGGTCCAGGTGGCATGGCTCTTGTCTCTCCCCTGGAGTCCTGTCACACTCCTATTGAACTCTGTAAGGTTGTTGAAAAGCCTCCAAGGTCCAGCCCAGCCCCAGGAAGCCAAAAAATGGCTAAGAGTTCTAAGCCACACTTATGGTGACCACAGGCCTCTAGACTTTTCTGGGATAGAACTAACTTTGCCTATTTCATCCCACTGTCTAGAGAAAATGCGAAACCATGTTAAATGTCTTTTATCTTTATTCTCAGTACTAAGCCTTGTAAATGTAGGAGGTGCTCAGAAAACGGTTGTTCaattgttcaatgaatgaatgagccatGGTTAAACTCAACAAAGTAAGTGTGTTATCTAAAGTTTTTTTCAGGCAGGGATGAATCTTACTCATCTCCACACCTGCAGTGTCCAACACAGGTCTAGCACTGAGTGAATGTTtgctgaatgtaatggaactccAGGTAAGACAGCCATGTTCAGCTGTGCAGGTTACTCACTGCACAAGGGCACCTGGCTGAATAGGTGAGATGGGCTAAAATCCAGCCCATGCTCTGCTCATCAAGGCTTGTGCCTACAAAACTACAGATGCCCAGAGGGGCCTTCTTTTTCCAAGTCACATAGGGCACTGCTTGGACTAGCATGGCTCTCATCCTAGGACTACCTAGAGTATTCCCAAAGGGATGCAAACTTCTATACTGGTCTTAGAACCAGCCCTAACCCCCTGCCCCATCATTAAGACTACTGAAATTTAGTCTGTCATTTGGTCTTCTTGGCAGTAGCTCCAAAGtctccacttttttcttttggcaaagttctgcttttttttttttagagtaaaattcttttcttttttggcctCTTGGTCCCATCTTGATCTTATTCTATATCAATGATTCAGAGAGGTCCCCAAACTTGGCTGAATATCCACAACATCTTGGAAATTTTCTCTCCCCGAAGTTCTGTTTGAAAAATTTTCAGACATATATTAAAGTTCAAAAAGTTATATAGTGAGTACCCATAGTCCCAACAGCTAGATTCTAAACTGACCTTTATACTTGTTTTCTCACATATCTATCCATCTCTCTATCCATGCATTAATCCATCTTATTTTGGATGCATTTCAAAGTGATTTGCAGGCATCAGTATACACTTCACCCTGGGGAGCTCTATAAGAATGCCAatgccctggccccagcccagaGCTCAGAATCTCCGAGGACAGAGCTTGGGCCACCATCACGTCACTCCTCAACTCCTCAGTATGGCACATAAGGCCTACATGTCTCACTGATCGCCCTCTCACTTTATTCATTACCCTCTGGCTACACAGCCTTACTGAGACTAGACAAACCAAGCTTGTTCCTGCCTCGGATCCTTTGCACCTGTGGCTCCTGGTATGTGGAAAACCCGGCCCGCAGACCTGGGGATGGCAATCTCCTTAGTATCACCTGGATCTGGGCTTAAAAATAACCTCcttgtgtaaattagttcaacaattgtggaagacagtgtagtgattcctcaaagtcCTAgaggtagaaataccatttgacccagcaatcccattactgggtatatacccaaaggaatataaattgttgtattataaagatacatgtgcacatatgttcactgcagcacattcacaatagcaaagacatagaatcaacctaaatgcctatcaatgacagacaggataaagaaaatgtggtacatatacaccatggaatactatgcagccaaaaaaagaatgatatcatatcctttgcagggacatggatggagccgcaagccattattctcagcagactaatgcaggaacagaaaaccaaatattgcatgtcttcacttgtaagtgggagctgaatgatgagaacacatggacacatggtcggggaacaacacacattggggcctgttggagggtgggggctTGGGGGAGGGAGACCATtgggaagaatagctaatggatgctgggcttaacacctaggtgatgggatgatctgtgcagccaaccaccatggcacacgttgccctatgtaacaaacctgcacatcctgcacatgtacccctgaaattaaaataaaagttagggGGAAaaatcacctcctcagagagtcTGACCCTGATCAGTCTAGAAAAGTGTTCCCATCTCCCCAGTCCCCAAAAGTGTTCAATTTTCTCTGAAAAACTCACtataatctaaaattatttcatttagttgtttgtttattgtatctctcccctcccccaacacacacacacacacacacacacacacacacacacacgactatAATCTCTGTGAGCAGAAGCCCCATCTATCCTACTGCTGTATCCTCAGCACCTATAACACAACATGGCACTTAGTAGGTGTTTTGTGGGGAATGCTTCTTCCCCACTCCTTGGGTTTCCATATGGAGGGACCTCCATTAAAGTGACACTTCTGCCTCTTGCCCTATTGGTCTACATTTCTCAACTTGGGTGGAGCtaatctacttaaaaaaataaaaaattaaatactggggctttgatcttttttcttccttttctggccCAAACTATGTGAGGCAATAATTCTGGCTAAGTGTCTCCACTCTGTAAATCCAAGTGTTTCTTGGGGGGACCCGCCCAAGGTCTGACTGGGAGCTGGAGGGTCCTGTGGGGAGAGTGCAAGAACATTCCCTTGGCTGCTCACCTAAGCAGCTTTATGCTTTAATTTAGCTCACCTAAAATGCTCTAATCTAGCTTTTATTAGGAGTAAAGCATGACTTCTGATCATCTGTGTTTGACTCCCATTGCTTTAGAACTCGGTCAGGGAGAGAGAGGGTTTCTTAGGCCTCCTAAAATCCCAATAATAGATGCTCAAAATTGATCCAATGGGGTGGATAAAAGTCCATTTTTAAAAGCCTCACCAATGATTCTGATGTGTGGGCCAGGCTTGAGAACCCCTGATTAAAAAATCCAGCTCTGAGGAGCCTGTTGAGGGCAGAACATAGAACCACAGAGGAGAGCAGGAGGGAGATAACCTCTGAATTAGAGTGAACTGTTTTTACAATTAATAAAAAGTGTTCATGCAAAATTAAGGACACAGTTCAAATCACTGAACTTACTCAGAAAGTCTTTCGGTTTCCACTTTTCCTTGATGAATATGATTCCTATGATGGCACTAGCTGAAAAATGAAgcacaaagaaaagggaattgaGGCTGCTGTCAGTTAAAGGGCATCCCTTCACCCATGCCCTCTGGGTGGTTCCTTTGCATTGGAGCTTGGTACTTCCTAACCTGTCACTCATGCTGCCAAGAGCTTGGTTCCTGTGTGATTCCATCTAGGaaagggaggctcagagaggagccTTCCTTCCTGAGGATTTCCTACAAGGCCAGAAGCATTGAGTACCTGCTGTGTGACAGGCAATTTACACAAGTTATTTCTGACATGTTCACCCTTGGAGGTGGGTACTCTCATTATTCCTATTTGACAAATGGGGACACTGAAGCTGAGAGAGGTAAAGGGCCCACTTGAGATCATGAAGGTGGCAGGGGAAGGcaagacttgaacccaggactgcAGGAGGCCAGGCTCTTACTTCTTCCACTGTAACACCCACCTCTGACATTTCCCCCGGCTCTTTCCTCTCCCTGGCTCTTCCACGTTCACAGATGTACTCAAACACCCTTGGGACTGCCCAAAAGGATAGGGCTGGCAGTCACTGTGAACAGACCTGGACCACTCGCTACCCTAGTTCTGCCTCTTCTGGCTGTGTGTCCTTGGATATGTCACTTCACCTGAGTCTCAGTTCTCTAGCCTATGAAATACGGTGTTAGATCCAGCTGGCACCAGCTCatagaatgttaaatattttgtggAATACTCGGAAAACCATccgtagcttgaaatcagccacgGTAGGAGTAATAATGTCTATACCATACAAACTGGCAAGCGCTACAGATCAGGtctgccttttctcctttccacttttccatcccctttctccatccctccatctcctcttctttttcttctcctttgtctCTCTGAGAGGTggtttaccagcacaccactgaaaATTACTTTTCTGAATGATAGGGGTAATTCAATGATATATGTAAGCCACTTGGCACACAGTCAATCTCAATAACTAAGCTAGTATTATTACTAAAAGTACCTGGAGCAGTGATGGTTTAGTCACAGATATCCTcattactatttttaatattacaCCTCACTGGACGGCTTCAGAAGCTCTAGGGCCCCTTAATTTCCAGTGGCTGATATCTGAAGTTTTATCATTATAACTtggcctctttaaaaaaaaaaattcggttATTTGAACCTTATTAAAATTCGAAGACTAATATTTAAAGCACCAGTCACTTAGACACTTATTTCTCATTGTGAAAAAGGTTTGGGAGCCCTTTGGAGATACCCGCAGTGGGCAGAGCAGAGTGATAAGGCTACAGGTATGATCACATACAGGGGCTGGGGAGTAACATAACACAAACATAGAAAATGGTCTGGGAGTAAGACAACAGGGAAAGGCTGAGACTCTGGAAAACTACTTGCCTCAGCTAAAGACAttcaaattacatttaaaaaatactgtgtgGGAAAAAACACACACCATGTCTGAGGACCTCATTCACTTTGTAAGCTGCCAGTTCACCAACCCTGGTTAGGAAAAACAGGGCCTTATAACAGGATCAGGGAAAGTAAATAGGTTTCTGCTCCTTTGCCAACTCCTGGTGATTGGTAGTGACTGTTGGAAGCACTGAGAATTCTGAGGCCTCATCTATGCTCTCTAGGAAGGAGTGCCATGATTGATTAATGATGTCTGCCTTGAGCACAGGAAGGGAGGGGCACATAGTTACCATGCATCTGCCATCCCTTGCATAGAAGAGAACCTCTTAACTCAAGGAGGAATAAAACCCAAAATATGACTTTCTCCTTTAAGAGCAGAGAAGAGCATCTGGGCAGAGTAGTGCTTGCCAGCAAAACGCAAAGGAATATTTCAAAGCAAGTTCGTTGTCCTGGCTTCTATGCACACAAAAAAGCTATTGTTCACTAATCTACTaatatcttttctttaaggagaattttttttttttctaattctgttttgCTTGTGTTCTCATGAACATTAAAGCTCCCTTGTCTTTTAGTTGGTTCAAATGTTCTGAAACACTGGTTCAGTGATTACAGAAATCATAGAAAGCCAGCAGATAAGAAAGttaatggccgggtgtggtggcttacaattgtagtcccagcacttgggaggaaAGGCAGGCAGATAGTTTGagctcaagaatttgagaccagcctggcctggccccAAACCCTACAAAagcttaatttgtttttttaatagatggggtcttgctctgtcacccaggctggagcacaattgtgtaatcaaagctcactgcagcactCAAACACTGgacttaagggatcctcctgcttctgtttcccaagtagctaggaccacaggtgcacaccaccatgcccagctaattgtttttctctttttttttttttttgtttcattttgtagagatggggtctctccatgtcgcccaggctggtctcaaactcctggcctcaagcgatcctcccacttcagcctcccaagtagctgggattacaggtacaagccactgcactcagtgaCAAGCTTAATGTATCTTGATGGTGAAAAGATGCATGGGTTAAGGTttatcttccttcttcttttagaaataaaaagcaagtctAAAAAGCTTTTGAATCTTAAACAGATCCTGGAGCCAGACAGCCCAGTTCATATCCCAGCCCTACTACTCACTAGCTGTGTCATTTGGGGAAAGTAATTTCATTaccccgtgcctcagtttcctcatctgttaaatggggataaCAACAACATCTCCCTCAACATGTGGCTGGAGGATTAGCAGAATTAATATCTGTAAGCACTTACAGGGCCTGGTGTGTCTGAAACCCTTTGTATTAGGCTATTATTATCCAAGCTAAAGCTGGTTTGTTCAATGGGCACCTTTGATCCTGGTGATGGCACTCTGGTCACGCAGCTGGGAGCACCCCAGGGGAGGGTGGGACAGCCCTGGTCTTACCTATCACAGAGACTGCGCTGAGGGGCACGATGAGTGACAGCGGTGCGAAGGCGTAGGAGGCGAACACACCCAGCTCGCCCAGAAGCATCAGGAACAGGCCCAGCCACCATGTCTTGGTCTTGAAATAGGCCCGGGGATCCTTGGAGCCTGCCAGGCGGATGTGGCAGTACTTCTAGAAACCCAAGAAATAATGCAATTTGCTCAgatgtttggggaaaaaaaatgctatGATGTAGGTACCCTAAATCTACCCCCGACTTGCAAATAAATTGGGAAGACTTGTCAGGTTCTTGTGGAGTCCTGACTTAGAGAAGAGTAAGACAGTAGAGATCTAAATACTAGATCTAAATTCTAGGACAGTAGTTCTCCAACAGGCTGGGAATCCTTATAATCCCCTGGGAAGCTCTGTCAAAATACCCGCCTGGGCCTCATCCTGAGTTAGTCTCAGAGAGATGTGGGTGAGCCTGAAAACAGGCATTTCTAATGCACGTCACAGGCAATGCAGTCTCAGGGTGGGAGCCATAGTCTAAGGATCCCACTTGGCCCGGCCCTTGGGTCGACCTCCTGCCTCTCTCTGCAGTTTCCAGGATTCCCCACGTTTGGATGCCCGAGTGTTTGGCACACTCCTTCCTGTCTACATGCCAGCAGCTCTCGCTGGGCAGTTGTGTGGGTATCAGTGGGCCTTGCTCTCCCTGGGGTGGATACATGGCTCAAGCATGGTCAATATTCTTTCTGGGGGAAATGTGAACCTGGGACATAGAAACTGAGGCGGTAACTAAAGCAGGCTAGAAAGTCATGTTGACTTAGAGGGCCAAGTCTGCCATTTGGGGAGGATCATGATGTGGGCTGCCCGGAAGCAGATAAATAACCAGAGATGCTGCCctggagagagaagagaatgaaCCAGACAAGTAGCTAAGAGATCACATGGTGTCAGTGACACACGGAAACATACACATCCCAGAGCTGAGATGCATAGAGTACAGGTGAACAAGGCACAATCATGTGCCCACAGGGATCACAGTCTCCTGCCTGCTCCAGGGAGGGAGAGCAGTTCACTGCAGGTAGAAGCTGGGCAGTGCTTGGTGGAGTGAAGCCAGCCAGTGTGCTGTGGGATTCGTCCTGTTAGCAGGTATCAAGTCTTATTTGGGTTTCCCAGAAGCAGTCCCTGAGACAAGAATGTGGGAGCAGGTAGTCTGTATGAGACGATTCCAGGGAGCACAAGTAAGGGAGGGGGAAAGTGAGGCAGGGAACAGAGATGAAAGGTGCATTCATGAGCGAACTAGTCCCGTGGGCAACTCGGGCTCAGTCCCACAGGGGACCCTCTGAAAAACCCTGTGAATCTTACCTTAGAATCATCCTAGCAGAGGATAAGAGCCTGGGGCATTTattccctgcctcccacccctgcTGGCAGAAGGCAGCCTCCAGGGGCATTAACCATCCCGCTCCCCCAGTGCACACCCCAGTTGTGCCTGCATGCCAGTAGCACCAGCTCCCTGGTGCCCCCATGAGAAGCTCCTTAGCTATCAACTTGCTCCACACCACAGCTGCTTGTGAACTCAGGCTGAGGGGACTTGGAGGTCAGTAGCAGGGTCCACAGCAGCTGTATAGGGCATCCCTGAGGCTTTTAAGTAATGAACAGTGCTGTAATTAGAGTTGAATTTGACAAAACTATGGTAATTCCAGCAGCTTTGTGGCAAGGCAAAGAGGAGAGGATGAGACCAGAGCCAGGGAAGCTAGCAGGAGATCACTGCAAAGCCCAAGGAGAGACAGTGAGGACCTGGCTAGGAGGGCGGGGGCGGGATGGAATGGAGCCACTGAATCAACAGAAATCCTGGAATGGCCCGCAAGGTATTGTCCCAGGTGCAGCCCAGGGATGCAGTAGGCAAGGCCCTGCAGAGAGGAGGCAGCTGGACCTGGATAAGACACCCTGACTTGTCTGCTGTGTCTCTGCCCCCAGACAGTGCTGGTTAACTGAAACTTACCTGGAGGTTAAGTGCAATGCTGACCACGAGGTGCCCGAAGATTGCCAAGAGGGCGCCGATCAGGTTTTCCTGTAAGGAAAGTTCACAGGAGCGGACATGATTTGGGCACAAGCCAGGGGGGCCCCAGGACACTTCTGACACTCAACCATTTGCTGccccaaaacaaaaccagaaaaacaatatcCGTGACAAAGCCACACTCCAGACCCACAACTGGAATTTTACTACTCAAGGTTAATCTGGCTGCTTTGCTGGTTTACAAAATGCTGCCCTGAATTGGATACTTTGGTGGCCCGATCACACTGACCTGACAAGGTCTAAACCTGCTGTGCTATTCCCTTTAAAGTATTAACTTGCCACCACCTTGTGCAGAAAAGCAACATTCCAAAATCAGAATTTACAAGAGAAATACAGGCCAGAGAATACTTTTTGCTATCTTGTCAATAGAGTCTTCCATTTCCCAGAGGGGTTTCAATGAAACTCTTTTAACTGGCTCACTTGCTTAGGGCATTTTCACTTACTCAATTTATAAAAAGTTAATTTACATCACCTATGAGTGAGGTTCAGACTTCCTGGCAtggaattttttactttataaaatgatTACCAAACATATATTCATTGTAGAATAACTAGGgaatatatatagataaaaataataatatcttagACAAggcagcatgagaacaaaatgaaaaataaaaataacaataacaccaCCACCATAATAGAAAAGTCACTTTTAATTCTATAACCCAGAGATAATGACTATAAACACTTTGGTTCTTATTCCTGCAAacatttttctgtccataaatttACATATCAATGGAAATGTtaatttactttataaaaataagattACCATCTGTTTGATAATCTGTTTTTTTACTTAACATATTGCGAACACATTTCCCTGTCAGGCATacctaatttatcattttt
This window contains:
- the NIPAL3 gene encoding NIPA-like protein 3 isoform X3, with the protein product MDGSHSAALQLQQLPPTSSSSAVSEASFSYKENLIGALLAIFGHLVVSIALNLQKYCHIRLAGSKDPRAYFKTKTWWLGLFLMLLGELGVFASYAFAPLSLIVPLSAVSVIASAIIGIIFIKEKWKPKDFLRRYILSFVGCGLAVVGTYLLVTFAPNSHEKMTGENVTRHLVSWPFLLYMLVEIILFCLLLYFYKEKNANNIVVILLLVALLEGWMLWKR